One genomic segment of Burkholderia multivorans ATCC BAA-247 includes these proteins:
- a CDS encoding LysR family transcriptional regulator: MELKLLRTFLTVTEQSHFSRAADVLHMSQPALSKQIGALEASLGGKLFERGRHGAELTPFGERFLPDAQALVRDADEIVARAREAASGQRGHLRLGICLSVLTLVPRLVAEFRRLNPGIAVTLSDLSSAEQTRRLRAGKLDAGFLRLPADDGLSSCRVIDESLALAVPPQLGFKRVPADLDVLNELGFIALQRARGAGLAAQIDRWCMARRFVPHVTQQAEDVQSVLTSVAAGVGVAFIPSGAQYLLRDATVLPLDGRDAKWRVGLAWVSERDDPVTTRFVTFMRAAIQPPRGRV; encoded by the coding sequence ATGGAACTGAAGCTGCTGAGAACCTTTCTGACCGTCACCGAGCAGAGCCATTTCAGTCGGGCGGCCGATGTGCTGCATATGAGCCAGCCGGCACTGAGCAAGCAGATCGGCGCGCTCGAAGCGAGCCTCGGCGGCAAGCTGTTCGAGCGCGGGCGGCATGGTGCCGAACTCACACCGTTCGGCGAGCGCTTCCTGCCCGATGCACAGGCGCTCGTGCGCGATGCCGACGAGATCGTTGCGCGCGCAAGGGAAGCGGCGAGCGGACAGCGTGGCCATCTGCGGCTCGGTATCTGCCTGTCGGTGCTGACGCTGGTGCCGCGGCTCGTGGCGGAGTTCCGGCGGCTGAATCCCGGCATCGCGGTGACGCTGAGCGACCTGTCGTCGGCCGAGCAGACGCGCCGCCTGCGCGCGGGCAAGCTCGACGCCGGTTTTCTGCGGCTGCCGGCCGACGACGGATTGTCGTCGTGCCGCGTGATCGACGAGTCGCTCGCGCTCGCGGTGCCGCCGCAGCTCGGCTTCAAGCGCGTGCCGGCCGATCTCGACGTGCTGAACGAACTCGGCTTCATCGCGTTGCAGCGCGCACGCGGGGCCGGGCTCGCCGCGCAGATCGATCGATGGTGCATGGCGCGCCGTTTCGTGCCGCATGTGACGCAGCAGGCGGAGGACGTGCAGTCGGTGCTGACGTCGGTGGCGGCCGGTGTCGGCGTCGCGTTCATCCCGTCGGGCGCGCAGTATCTGCTGCGCGACGCGACGGTGCTGCCGCTCGACGGCCGCGACGCGAAATGGCGTGTCGGGCTCGCGTGGGTATCCGAGCGCGACGATCCCGTGACGACGCGTTTCGTCACGTTCATGCGCGCTGCGATCCAGCCGCCGCGCGGCCGCGTATGA
- a CDS encoding serine hydrolase, with the protein MTGLIARLPLARTTLLIALSILTFAFATNASSAQRHPPQRAAHAVPHAKAVKKTVKKKPVQRKKKAVKHRRPRVKHHAIKRHAAPAPQQRRAKRTTAARPHPAAKPRLLASCGYNPRAVRSLHSRAAYVLDVDSGTPLLARNARTVRPIASISKLMTAVVARDADRPLNGVLRVTANDRDTIKFTRSRLQVGSELSRRDMFHIALMSSENRAAAALSRDYPGGRAAFVKAMNREARRLGMRHTHFREPTGLSPHNVSTAEDLARLVDAAAQDPLIRYFSTDRSTTVRPGDGELLYVNSDPLVRYRRLPIRLQKTGFINESGHGVVMRMRVKGRRTTVVLLGAPTRAGVSSDAIRIHRWLACSIQ; encoded by the coding sequence TTGACCGGCCTCATCGCGCGCCTGCCTCTCGCCCGGACCACCCTGCTCATCGCGTTGTCGATCCTGACGTTCGCGTTCGCGACGAACGCATCGTCGGCGCAACGCCACCCGCCCCAGCGCGCGGCGCATGCCGTGCCGCATGCGAAAGCCGTCAAGAAAACGGTCAAGAAAAAACCTGTCCAGCGCAAGAAAAAGGCCGTCAAGCATCGCCGCCCGCGCGTGAAGCACCACGCAATCAAGCGCCACGCGGCACCGGCTCCGCAGCAGCGTCGCGCGAAACGCACGACGGCGGCCCGTCCGCATCCCGCCGCGAAACCGCGCCTGCTGGCGAGCTGCGGGTACAACCCGCGTGCGGTCCGATCGCTCCATTCGCGCGCCGCCTACGTGCTCGACGTCGATTCCGGCACGCCGCTGCTGGCCCGGAATGCGCGCACGGTGCGACCGATCGCGTCGATCTCGAAACTGATGACGGCCGTCGTCGCGCGCGATGCCGATCGACCGCTGAACGGCGTGCTGCGCGTCACCGCGAACGATCGCGACACGATCAAGTTCACCCGTTCGCGCCTGCAGGTCGGCTCGGAGCTGTCGCGCCGCGACATGTTCCATATCGCGCTGATGTCGTCGGAGAACCGCGCGGCCGCCGCGTTGAGCCGCGACTATCCGGGCGGCCGCGCCGCCTTCGTCAAGGCGATGAATCGTGAAGCGCGCCGGCTCGGCATGCGCCATACACATTTCAGGGAACCGACCGGGTTGTCCCCGCACAACGTGTCGACGGCCGAGGATCTCGCACGGCTCGTCGACGCGGCCGCACAGGATCCGCTGATCCGCTACTTCTCGACCGACAGGTCCACGACCGTGCGCCCCGGCGACGGCGAACTGCTGTATGTGAATTCCGATCCGCTCGTCCGCTATCGCCGCCTGCCGATCCGCCTGCAGAAAACCGGCTTCATCAACGAATCGGGTCACGGCGTCGTGATGCGCATGCGCGTGAAAGGTCGCCGCACGACCGTCGTGCTGCTCGGCGCACCGACGCGCGCCGGCGTCTCGAGCGACGCGATCAGGATCCATCGCTGGCTGGCCTGCTCGATTCAGTAA
- a CDS encoding DUF7661 family protein gives MPDEYRFNAFGRHLAVVRRSDGWAVFDLGVEGKRRPADLHIPPTLAADELAQYLGDLLHEAATPGNSEVVPIAPPDRDGKSG, from the coding sequence ATGCCGGACGAATACCGCTTCAACGCATTCGGACGCCATCTCGCCGTCGTCCGCCGAAGCGACGGCTGGGCCGTGTTCGATCTCGGCGTCGAAGGCAAGCGACGCCCGGCCGACCTGCATATTCCGCCCACGCTCGCCGCCGACGAACTCGCGCAGTATCTCGGCGATCTGCTGCATGAAGCCGCCACGCCGGGAAACAGCGAGGTCGTGCCCATCGCGCCGCCCGATCGCGACGGTAAATCCGGCTGA
- the mgtA gene encoding magnesium-translocating P-type ATPase has translation MTQRIPTKKKQRGFVAAGTAARHDTQIVRAAQYAAQPLDELLKILQTTTRGLTEARAAERLQDDGPNEIAHDKPPHWTIQLLRAFHSPFVYVLLVLAAISFLTDVWFAAPDDRDYVGTTILLTMVVISAVLRFVQEFRSLRAAEKLKAMVRTTATVLRATTATAEPARRDVPMRNVVVGDVVHLSAGDMVPADVRLLASRDLFISQAVLTGEALPVEKYDTLGAVAGKSANAHAPGDAGNVPVSPLDHENVCYMGTNVVSGTATAVVVATGEDTYLGSLARNVVSHKRIETSFDRGVASVSWLLIRFMCVMVPIVFMINGLTKGDWLSALTFALAVAVGLTPEMLPMIVSANLARGAVAMARRKVVVKRLNAVQNFGAMDVLCTDKTGTLTQDRIILEHHLDASGYRNEDVLRLGWLNSFHQSGQKNLIDAAIVARADEIGDSVKPHGYRKIDELPFDFVRRRLSVVVADAHGAHLLICKGAVDEMLAVSTHVQDEHGLRPLDFTARQRLLEQANAYNEDGFRVLVLATRAIARGDEREQYRTADERDLVVRGFLTFLDPPKESAAPALAALRENGVAVKVLTGDNAIVTMKVCRQVGLSPGTPLLGPQIDALDDTALADAVERTTVFAKLTPLQKARIVKALQANGHTVGFLGDGINDAPALRDADVGISVDTGADIAKETADIILLEKSLMVLEEGVIKGRETFGNILKYLNMTASSNFGNVFSVLVASAFLPWEPMLATQLLVLNLIYDTSQMLLPWDRMDPEFLKKPRKWEAGNIRRFMLWVGPTSSVFDITTYVLMWTVFGAGAMYHLHGGSGGQIVMNSGWFIESLVSQTLVVHLLRTQKIPFLQSTASLPVLLSTITAIAIGCWLPFSPFADALGFIHLPGSYWLWLVATMAGYIVLAQIVKTIYVRRYKQWF, from the coding sequence ATGACACAACGCATTCCAACGAAGAAGAAACAGCGCGGCTTCGTCGCGGCCGGCACAGCTGCACGCCACGATACGCAGATCGTGCGCGCTGCGCAGTATGCGGCGCAGCCGCTCGACGAGCTGCTGAAGATCCTGCAAACGACCACGCGCGGTCTCACCGAAGCGCGGGCCGCCGAGCGTCTGCAGGACGACGGCCCGAACGAAATCGCGCACGACAAGCCGCCGCACTGGACGATCCAGCTGCTGCGCGCATTCCACAGCCCGTTCGTCTACGTGCTGCTGGTCCTGGCCGCGATCAGCTTCCTGACCGACGTGTGGTTCGCGGCGCCCGACGACCGCGATTACGTCGGCACCACGATCCTGCTCACGATGGTCGTGATCAGCGCGGTGCTGCGCTTCGTGCAGGAATTCCGCTCGCTGCGCGCGGCGGAAAAGCTGAAGGCGATGGTGCGCACGACCGCGACCGTGCTGCGCGCGACGACGGCGACGGCGGAACCGGCGCGCCGCGACGTGCCGATGCGCAACGTCGTCGTCGGCGACGTCGTGCATCTGTCGGCCGGCGACATGGTGCCGGCCGACGTGCGGCTGCTTGCGTCGCGCGACTTGTTCATCAGCCAGGCCGTGCTGACCGGTGAAGCGCTGCCGGTCGAGAAGTACGACACGCTCGGCGCGGTCGCCGGCAAATCCGCGAACGCGCATGCGCCGGGCGACGCCGGCAACGTGCCCGTGTCGCCGCTCGATCACGAGAACGTGTGCTACATGGGCACGAACGTCGTCAGCGGCACCGCGACCGCCGTCGTCGTCGCGACCGGCGAAGACACGTACCTCGGTTCGCTTGCGCGCAACGTCGTTAGCCACAAGCGGATCGAGACGAGCTTCGACCGCGGCGTCGCGAGCGTGAGCTGGCTGCTGATCCGGTTCATGTGCGTGATGGTACCGATCGTGTTCATGATCAACGGGCTGACCAAAGGCGACTGGCTCAGCGCACTCACGTTCGCGCTCGCGGTCGCGGTCGGCCTGACGCCGGAAATGCTGCCGATGATCGTCAGCGCGAACCTCGCGCGCGGCGCGGTCGCGATGGCACGCCGCAAGGTCGTCGTCAAGCGGCTCAATGCGGTGCAGAACTTCGGCGCGATGGACGTGCTCTGCACCGACAAGACCGGCACGCTCACGCAGGACCGCATCATCCTCGAGCATCATCTCGATGCGTCCGGCTATCGGAACGAGGACGTGCTGCGCCTCGGCTGGTTGAACAGCTTCCATCAGAGCGGCCAGAAGAATCTGATCGACGCAGCCATCGTCGCGCGCGCGGACGAAATCGGCGACTCGGTGAAGCCGCACGGCTACCGCAAGATCGACGAGCTGCCGTTCGACTTCGTGCGCCGCCGCCTGTCGGTCGTCGTCGCGGACGCGCACGGCGCGCATCTGCTGATCTGCAAGGGCGCGGTCGACGAAATGCTCGCGGTATCGACGCATGTGCAGGACGAGCACGGGCTGCGTCCACTCGACTTCACCGCGCGCCAGCGGCTCCTCGAACAGGCGAACGCATACAACGAGGACGGCTTCCGCGTGCTCGTGCTCGCGACGCGCGCGATCGCGCGCGGCGACGAGCGCGAACAATACCGCACCGCCGACGAACGCGATCTCGTCGTGCGCGGCTTCCTGACCTTCCTCGATCCGCCGAAGGAATCGGCCGCGCCGGCGCTCGCGGCGCTGCGCGAGAACGGCGTCGCGGTGAAGGTGCTGACCGGCGACAACGCGATCGTCACGATGAAGGTCTGCCGGCAGGTCGGCCTGTCGCCCGGCACGCCGTTGCTCGGTCCGCAGATCGACGCGCTCGACGACACGGCGCTCGCCGATGCGGTCGAACGCACGACCGTGTTCGCGAAGCTTACGCCGCTGCAGAAGGCGCGCATCGTGAAGGCGCTGCAGGCGAACGGCCATACGGTCGGTTTTCTCGGCGACGGGATCAACGATGCGCCCGCGCTGCGCGATGCCGACGTCGGCATCTCTGTCGACACCGGCGCGGACATCGCGAAGGAAACCGCCGACATCATCCTGCTCGAGAAGAGCCTGATGGTGCTCGAGGAAGGCGTGATCAAGGGCCGCGAGACGTTCGGCAACATCCTGAAGTATCTGAACATGACCGCGAGCTCGAACTTCGGCAACGTGTTCTCGGTGCTCGTCGCGAGCGCATTCCTGCCGTGGGAGCCGATGCTCGCGACGCAGCTGCTCGTGCTGAACCTGATCTACGACACGTCGCAGATGCTGCTGCCGTGGGACCGGATGGATCCCGAGTTCCTGAAGAAGCCGCGCAAGTGGGAGGCCGGCAACATCCGCCGCTTCATGCTGTGGGTCGGCCCGACCTCGTCGGTATTCGACATCACGACCTACGTGCTGATGTGGACCGTGTTCGGCGCCGGCGCGATGTATCACCTGCACGGTGGCAGCGGCGGCCAGATCGTGATGAATTCCGGCTGGTTCATCGAAAGCCTCGTGTCGCAGACGCTCGTCGTGCATCTGCTGCGCACGCAGAAGATCCCGTTCCTGCAGAGCACCGCGTCGCTGCCGGTGCTGCTGTCGACGATCACGGCGATCGCGATCGGCTGCTGGCTGCCGTTCTCGCCGTTCGCCGACGCGCTCGGCTTCATCCATCTGCCCGGCAGCTACTGGCTGTGGCTCGTCGCGACGATGGCCGGCTACATCGTGCTCGCGCAGATCGTGAAGACGATCTACGTGCGCCGCTACAAGCAGTGGTTCTGA
- a CDS encoding MarR family winged helix-turn-helix transcriptional regulator encodes MNAARKPNLTADAVATELTLAVGQLIRRLRSEVASDGLGMSQTSALARLESNGPMTTADLARAESMKPQSMKAILASLEEEGLVEREPHPTDGRQILFLLTAAGREARRKRSAAKHRWLGAAIERLDPEEIRTLAAAIPLIRRIGDK; translated from the coding sequence ATGAACGCCGCACGCAAACCGAACCTCACCGCCGATGCCGTTGCCACCGAGCTGACGCTCGCCGTCGGCCAGCTGATCCGCCGGCTGCGCTCGGAAGTCGCGTCCGACGGGCTCGGCATGTCGCAGACGAGCGCGCTCGCGCGGCTCGAATCGAACGGCCCGATGACGACCGCCGATCTCGCCCGCGCCGAGTCGATGAAGCCGCAATCGATGAAGGCGATCCTCGCGAGTCTCGAAGAGGAAGGTCTCGTCGAACGCGAGCCGCATCCGACCGACGGTCGCCAGATCCTGTTCCTGCTGACCGCGGCCGGCCGCGAGGCGCGCCGCAAGCGCAGCGCGGCCAAGCACCGCTGGCTCGGCGCCGCGATCGAGCGACTCGATCCCGAAGAAATCCGCACGCTCGCCGCCGCGATCCCGCTGATCAGGCGGATCGGCGACAAGTGA
- a CDS encoding isochorismatase family protein — MSATRLDTNTALVVIDLQKGIVALPTAHPVGGVIERTRELLDAFRSRGLPVVLVNVAGGAPGRTQQQVRLDALPADWTELIAELDRQPGDHLVTKKTWGAFTGTDLDAYLKAAGVTQIVLAGVATSIGVESTARQAHELGYNVTLAVDAMTDLNADAHANSVERLFPRLGETGSTQDIVALLDRRGA, encoded by the coding sequence ATGAGCGCAACCCGTCTCGACACAAACACGGCGCTGGTCGTCATCGACCTGCAGAAAGGCATCGTCGCGCTGCCCACCGCGCATCCGGTCGGCGGCGTGATCGAACGCACGCGCGAACTGCTCGACGCATTCCGCAGCCGCGGCCTGCCGGTCGTGCTCGTCAACGTCGCGGGCGGCGCACCGGGCCGCACGCAGCAGCAGGTTCGCCTCGACGCGCTGCCGGCCGACTGGACCGAGCTCATCGCCGAACTCGACCGGCAGCCCGGCGACCATCTCGTCACGAAAAAAACCTGGGGCGCGTTCACCGGCACCGATCTCGACGCTTACCTGAAGGCGGCCGGCGTCACGCAGATCGTGCTGGCCGGCGTCGCGACGAGCATCGGCGTCGAATCGACCGCGCGGCAGGCGCACGAACTCGGCTACAACGTGACGCTCGCCGTCGACGCGATGACCGACCTCAACGCGGACGCCCATGCGAACAGCGTCGAGCGCCTGTTCCCGCGCCTCGGTGAGACGGGTTCGACGCAGGACATCGTCGCGCTGCTCGACCGGCGCGGCGCGTGA
- a CDS encoding glutamate/aspartate ABC transporter substrate-binding protein: MDRRFRWAAVALSCALAGAAHAQALTGTLKKIKDTGVVSLGIRESSVPFSYSDNQQKNIGYSRDIAARIIDQLKADLSLPGLTVKEIPITSQNRIPLLQNGTIDFECGSTTNTLERQKQAAFSNSIFLYGIRFSTRKDSGVKDFPDLAGKTVATTAGTSDERLLRKLNEEKGMNMTIISAKDHAEAFMNVTTGRAVAFVMDEPLLYGEIAKDRNPGAYTVTGTPLMHENYACMMRKDDPAFKRVVDGVIAKMQTSGEAEKLYDRWFMQPIPPKGVSLNYPLSPEMKQLFKNPTDQAQY; the protein is encoded by the coding sequence ATGGATCGCCGCTTTCGTTGGGCCGCTGTCGCGTTGTCCTGTGCGCTGGCCGGCGCCGCGCATGCCCAGGCGCTGACCGGCACGCTGAAGAAGATCAAGGACACGGGCGTCGTGTCGCTCGGCATCCGCGAATCGTCGGTGCCGTTCTCTTACTCGGACAATCAGCAGAAGAATATCGGCTACTCGCGCGACATCGCCGCGCGGATCATCGATCAGCTGAAGGCGGACCTGAGCCTGCCGGGCCTCACGGTGAAGGAGATTCCGATCACGTCGCAGAACCGGATTCCGCTGCTGCAGAACGGCACGATCGACTTCGAATGCGGATCGACGACGAACACGCTCGAACGGCAGAAGCAGGCCGCGTTCTCGAACAGCATCTTTCTGTACGGCATCCGCTTCAGCACGCGGAAGGACTCGGGCGTGAAGGACTTCCCGGACCTCGCGGGCAAGACGGTCGCGACGACGGCGGGCACGTCGGACGAGCGGCTGCTGCGCAAGCTGAACGAGGAGAAGGGGATGAACATGACGATCATCAGCGCGAAGGATCATGCGGAAGCGTTCATGAACGTGACGACCGGCCGCGCCGTCGCGTTCGTGATGGACGAGCCGCTGCTGTACGGCGAGATCGCGAAGGATCGCAATCCGGGCGCCTATACGGTGACCGGCACGCCGCTGATGCACGAGAACTACGCGTGCATGATGCGCAAGGACGATCCGGCGTTCAAGCGCGTCGTCGACGGCGTGATCGCGAAGATGCAGACATCCGGTGAAGCGGAGAAGCTCTACGATCGCTGGTTCATGCAGCCGATCCCGCCGAAGGGCGTGAGCCTGAACTATCCGCTGTCGCCGGAGATGAAGCAGCTCTTCAAGAATCCTACCGATCAGGCGCAGTACTGA
- a CDS encoding transporter, whose translation MKRILPYAAAGALLTPLGAMAAHPLVSDDTGTQGNGNWQFELNAEQTPRQPDTGYRQLWNATLTRGFGERVDVYVNAPYTNLETRTDDSGSGFGDVEIGMKWRFVERGPLTLALKPKFTVPVGNGRRGLGTDRLGAGTTLLAQFDVARFSFLANAGLTYQPTREHDLASIWAVSGAAIYHATDRLQLALDVGTSRNPTRGAGANPAFAIAGAIYSPTPWLDVDVGYRRGLNDQTDHAVMAGVTARW comes from the coding sequence ATGAAAAGAATTCTTCCGTACGCGGCCGCGGGCGCGCTGCTCACACCGCTCGGCGCGATGGCCGCGCATCCGCTCGTCAGCGACGATACCGGCACGCAGGGCAACGGGAACTGGCAGTTCGAACTGAATGCCGAGCAGACGCCGCGGCAGCCCGACACCGGCTACCGGCAACTGTGGAACGCGACGCTCACGCGCGGCTTCGGCGAGCGCGTCGATGTGTACGTGAACGCGCCGTATACGAACCTCGAGACGCGCACCGACGACAGCGGGTCCGGTTTTGGCGACGTCGAAATCGGGATGAAATGGCGCTTCGTCGAGCGCGGGCCGCTTACGCTCGCGTTGAAACCGAAGTTCACGGTGCCGGTCGGTAACGGCCGGCGCGGCCTCGGCACGGACCGGCTCGGCGCGGGCACCACGTTGCTCGCGCAGTTCGACGTCGCGCGGTTCTCGTTCCTCGCGAACGCCGGCCTCACGTATCAGCCGACGCGCGAGCACGATCTCGCGTCGATCTGGGCCGTGTCCGGCGCGGCCATCTACCATGCGACCGACCGGCTGCAACTCGCGCTCGACGTCGGCACGTCGCGCAATCCGACGCGTGGCGCCGGTGCGAATCCTGCGTTCGCGATCGCCGGCGCGATCTATTCGCCGACGCCCTGGCTCGATGTCGACGTCGGCTATCGACGCGGGCTGAACGACCAGACCGATCACGCAGTGATGGCCGGCGTGACCGCTCGCTGGTGA
- a CDS encoding S8 family peptidase — protein MSAKRLNLAVARAGHARMLAGILSAAALLPLAGCGGGGGDGGTTPPSNASPAPTPTPAPAPSAPPASSGNGACTTSQAAAQMAAQSVAPTEPPVDHLIVRLKTSTATHAMAAADTASRFDAVIQRSIARWNAPVGTARAYASTAAQTSLNVQVERTISNGAAVLALGQRIAAADADALAQAFAADADVDYAEPDHRMNVRDTPTDPDYNQQWYLFDQTGGVDLPAAWDRTKGSPSVVTAVLDTGYRPHEDLNANLLPGYSFISDINVSNNGKTRGSDATDPGDWVTQQELDDPNGPYYHCESQPSNSTWHGTRVMGVIGANANNGMGIAGVSWLGRILPVRVLGKCGGSTSDIADAMRWAAGIPVNGAPNNPTPAKVINLSLGGTGACSTTFQQAIDDVTAKGVTVVVAAGNDGQSTALDQPANCRGVIAVGATDSTGRRASFSNFGSDVALSAPGVGIVSTANSGTTTPGTDTYGPANGTSFAAPQVSGVAALMLSVNGNLTPAQIQQKLQGGTRAAKLAAGTSCTAAPAGSGILDAGAAVASAAP, from the coding sequence ATGAGCGCCAAACGTCTCAACCTTGCCGTGGCACGCGCTGGCCACGCGCGCATGCTCGCCGGCATCCTGTCGGCCGCCGCCCTCCTTCCTCTCGCGGGCTGCGGCGGAGGCGGCGGCGACGGCGGCACGACGCCGCCGTCGAACGCGTCTCCGGCACCGACGCCGACGCCCGCGCCGGCACCGAGCGCGCCGCCGGCATCGTCGGGCAACGGCGCGTGCACGACCTCGCAAGCCGCCGCGCAGATGGCCGCTCAGAGCGTCGCGCCGACCGAACCGCCGGTCGATCATCTGATCGTTCGGCTGAAAACGTCGACCGCCACGCATGCAATGGCGGCCGCCGACACCGCATCGCGCTTCGACGCCGTGATCCAGCGCTCGATCGCACGCTGGAATGCGCCGGTCGGCACCGCGCGCGCCTATGCGAGCACCGCCGCGCAGACGTCGCTGAACGTGCAGGTCGAGCGCACGATCTCGAACGGCGCGGCCGTGCTCGCGCTCGGCCAGCGCATCGCCGCGGCCGACGCCGACGCGCTCGCGCAGGCGTTCGCGGCCGATGCCGACGTCGACTACGCGGAACCCGATCACCGGATGAACGTGCGCGACACGCCGACCGACCCCGACTACAACCAGCAGTGGTATCTGTTCGATCAGACCGGCGGCGTCGATCTGCCGGCCGCCTGGGATCGCACGAAGGGCTCGCCGAGCGTCGTCACGGCCGTGCTCGACACCGGCTATCGGCCGCACGAGGATCTCAACGCGAACCTGCTGCCCGGCTACAGCTTCATCTCCGACATCAACGTCAGCAACAACGGCAAGACGCGCGGCAGCGACGCGACCGATCCCGGCGACTGGGTCACGCAGCAGGAACTCGACGATCCGAACGGCCCGTACTACCACTGCGAAAGCCAGCCGAGCAACAGCACGTGGCACGGCACGCGCGTGATGGGCGTGATCGGCGCAAACGCGAACAACGGCATGGGCATCGCCGGCGTGTCGTGGCTCGGCCGCATCCTGCCCGTGCGCGTGCTCGGCAAATGCGGCGGCTCGACGAGCGACATTGCCGATGCGATGCGCTGGGCGGCCGGCATCCCCGTCAACGGCGCGCCGAACAATCCGACGCCCGCGAAGGTGATCAACCTGAGCCTCGGCGGCACCGGCGCGTGCAGCACGACGTTCCAGCAGGCGATCGACGACGTGACCGCGAAGGGCGTGACCGTCGTCGTCGCGGCCGGCAACGACGGCCAGTCGACCGCGCTCGACCAGCCCGCGAACTGCCGCGGCGTGATCGCGGTCGGCGCGACCGATTCGACCGGCCGCCGCGCGTCGTTCAGCAACTTCGGCTCCGACGTCGCACTGAGTGCACCGGGTGTCGGCATCGTGTCGACCGCGAATTCGGGCACGACGACGCCGGGCACCGACACGTACGGCCCCGCGAACGGCACGAGCTTCGCCGCGCCGCAGGTGAGCGGCGTCGCCGCGCTGATGCTGTCGGTGAACGGCAACCTGACGCCCGCGCAGATCCAGCAGAAGCTGCAAGGCGGCACGCGCGCCGCGAAGCTCGCCGCGGGCACGTCGTGCACGGCGGCGCCGGCCGGTTCGGGCATCCTCGACGCAGGCGCGGCGGTCGCGTCCGCGGCACCGTGA
- a CDS encoding transcriptional regulator, whose protein sequence is MTSESDDTPLDPAFVATLATLNDAAADPSGKRWSLPKIAKRAQLPMSRLRRVLTQLDAAGLTATDVHDDGTGSAALTDEGRAVCAQLFGANDAQ, encoded by the coding sequence ATGACCTCCGAATCCGACGACACCCCGCTCGATCCCGCATTCGTCGCGACGCTCGCGACGCTCAACGATGCCGCCGCCGATCCGTCCGGCAAGCGATGGTCGCTGCCGAAGATCGCGAAGCGCGCGCAATTGCCGATGAGCAGGCTGCGCCGCGTGCTCACGCAGCTCGACGCGGCCGGCCTGACGGCGACCGACGTACACGACGACGGCACCGGCAGCGCCGCGCTGACCGACGAAGGGCGCGCGGTGTGCGCGCAGCTGTTCGGCGCGAACGACGCGCAATGA